From Cannabis sativa cultivar Pink pepper isolate KNU-18-1 chromosome 8, ASM2916894v1, whole genome shotgun sequence, a single genomic window includes:
- the LOC115699714 gene encoding NEDD8-activating enzyme E1 regulatory subunit AXR1, with protein sequence MVEPKTKYDRQLRIWGEQGQTALEKASICLLNCGPTGSETLKNLVLGGVGSITVVDGSKVEVGDLGNNFMVDESCVGQSKAKSVCAFLQELNDAVKAKFIEEYPEALIETNPSFFSQFTLVVATQLVEDSMIKLDRICREANVMLVFARSYGLTGLVRISVKEHTIIESKPDHFLDDLRLNNPWPELKRFAESIDLDVLDPVVHKHIPYVVILVKMALEWANKHGGSLPSTREEKKEFKELLKAKMTAADEDNYKEAIEASFKVFAPRGISSDLRQIIDDKSAEVNINSSDFWVMVAALKEFIKNEGGGEAPLEGSIPDMTSSTECYVNLQNIYLAKAEADFLAIEQRVRNILKKIGKDPSSISKAIIKSFCKNSRKLRICRYRLIEDEFNSPLLSELQKYITDEDYSVAVGFYILLRAVDRFAANYNSFPGQFDGAMDEDISRLKTTAVGLLGDLGVNGSTLTEDLISEICRYGAAELHVVAAFVGGIASQEVIKLITRQFVPMCGTFIFNGIDHKSQLLLL encoded by the exons ATGGTTGAACCCAAAACCAAGTACGATCGTCAGCTCAG AATATGGGGTGAACAGGGGCAGACTGCTCTTGAGAAAGCCAGTATATGTCTGCTTAATTGTGGCCCCACGGGCTCTGAAACACTAAAAAATCTTGTCCTTGGTGGGGTTGGTAGCATCACTGTAGTGGATGGTTCTAAGGTTGAAGTTGGTGACCTTGGAAATAACTTTATGG TTGATGAATCGTGCGTTGGACAATCAAAGGCAAAAAGTGTGTGTGCATTTCTTCAAGAGCTTAATGATGCTGTTAAGGCCAAGTTCATAGAAGAGTATCCGGAGGCGCTAATTGAGACAAATCCATCTTTTTTTTCTCAGTTCACCTTGGTTGTGGCCACTCAG CTAGTGGAGGATTCGATGATAAAGCTTGATAGAATTTGTCGGGAGGCAAATGTAATGTTGGTTTTTGCTCGCTCCTATGGCCTAACGGGGTTAGTTCGAATTAGTGTGAAG GAGCATACTATTATTGAATCTAAGCCTGATCATTTTCTAGATGACCTTCGGTTAAATAACCCATGGCCTGAGCTTAAGAG GTTTGCAGAATCCATTGATCTAGATGTGTTGGATCCTGTTGTTCACAAACACATACCGTATGTAGTCATTCTCGTGAAAATGGCACTAGAGTGGGCCAATAAGCATGGCGGTTCTCTTCCTTCAACCagagaagagaaaaaagaaTTCAAG GAGCTTCTCAAAGCTAAAATGACTGCAGCAGATGAAGATAACTACAAGGAGGCTATCGAGGCCTCCTTTAAAGTTTTTGCTCCGCGAGGAATTA GTTCAGATTTACGACAGATAATTGATGATAAGTCTGCTGAAGTTAATATTAATTCGTCAGACTTTTGGGTAATGGTGGCAGCATTGAAG GAATTCATAAAAAATGAAGGTGGTGGTGAGGCTCCCCTGGAGGGATCAATACCAGATATGACATCCTCAACTGA ATGTTATGTGAATTTACAGAATATCTACCTAGCTAAGGCTGAGGCTGATTTTCTTGCTATTGAGCAACGGGTTAGGAATATTCTGAAGAAAATTGGTAAAGATCCTAGTAGTATCTCAAAGGCAATAATAAAGAGCTTTTGTAAGAATTCAAGAAAACTAAGA ATCTGTAGGTATCGCCTTATTGAAGATGAATTTAATTCTCCATTATTGTCAGAATTACAGAAGTATATAACAGATGAAGATTACAG TGTTGCAGTAGGATTCTACATTCTGCTTAGAGCTGTTGATAGGTTTGCTGCCAATTATAACAGTTTTCCTGGACAGTTTGATGG TGCCATGGATGAGGACATATCTCGATTGAAGACTACTGCTGTTGGCTTACTTGGTGACTTGGGTGTCAATGGATCAACCTTAACTGAGGACCTTATTAGTGAGATATGTCGATATGGTGCTGCAGAGCTACATGTTGTTGCTGCTTTCGTTGGAGGAATCGCATCACAAGAAGTGATTAAG CTCATAACAAGACAGTTTGTACCCATGTGTGGAACTTTTATTTTCAATGGCATCGATCACAAATCTCAACTGTTGCTACTTTAG
- the LOC115698726 gene encoding uncharacterized protein LOC115698726: MNRRTRSLHRSSPNRAEPFLKYLKPGALAQIRDSRISARSHRFLSIAQIRSSPPSSPSSTPGQSTVIAMDGFPCFSGRMFGPRCPQRKKLVASKSVLFPSQNPSSPVLDAADPIIDVFSSSDIAAH; the protein is encoded by the coding sequence ATGAATCGTAGAACTCGTTCTCTTCACCGATCGTCCCCGAACCGGGCTGAGCCTTTTCTCAAGTACCTCAAGCCTGGTGCTCTCGCTCAAATAAGAGACTCGCGAATCAGTGCTAGATCGCACCGCTTTCTCTCAATTGCTCAGATCCGTTCATCTCCTCCTTCGTCGCCATCGTCAACGCCTGGTCAATCGACGGTCATCGCCATGGATGGATTTCCTTGCTTTTCCGGAAGGATGTTCGGACCTAGATGTCCTCAGAGGAAGAAGCTTGTTGCTTCTAAGTCGGTTTTGTTTCCGAGTCAGAATCCTTCTAGCCCCGTTCTTGATGCTGCTGATCCGATAATCGACGTTTTCAGTAGTAGTGATATTGCTGCACATTGA